The proteins below come from a single Mycobacterium parmense genomic window:
- a CDS encoding NAD(P)H-hydrate dehydratase produces the protein MRHYYSVDAIRAAEAPLLAALPDGALMRRAAFGLATEIVGELTARTGGVAGRRVCAVVGSGDNGGDALWAATFVRRRGAAADAVLLSPDRVHRKGLAAFRKAGGRVVEKVCLGTDLVIDGVVGISGSGSLRPAAADVFSAVDRAGIPVVAVDSPSGIDVATGAITGPAVHAALTVTFGGLKPVHALADCGRVELIDIGLDLPPTDVLGFEAADVVARWPVPGPRDDKYTQGVTGVMAGSSTYPGAAVLCTGAAVAATSGMVRYAGSAHREVLAVWPEVIASPTPASAGRVQAWIVGPGLGTDEAGAAALWFALETDLPVIVDADGLTILAAHPELVANRTAPTVLTPHAGEYARLAGNPPGDDRVGACRKLADTFGATVLLKGNVTVVADPGGPVYLNPAGQSWAATAGSGDVLSGMIGALLAAGLPAAEAAAAAAFVHAHAAERSAADPGPREVPTSASRIVPHIRAALAAL, from the coding sequence ATGCGGCACTACTACTCCGTGGACGCGATCCGCGCGGCCGAAGCGCCGCTGCTGGCCGCCCTGCCCGACGGTGCCCTGATGCGGCGCGCCGCCTTCGGGCTGGCCACCGAGATCGTCGGCGAGCTGACCGCCCGCACCGGAGGGGTCGCCGGGAGGCGGGTGTGCGCGGTCGTCGGCTCCGGGGACAACGGCGGCGACGCGCTGTGGGCGGCGACCTTCGTGCGCCGGCGCGGCGCGGCCGCCGACGCGGTGCTGCTCAGCCCCGACCGCGTCCACCGCAAGGGACTGGCGGCATTCCGCAAAGCCGGCGGGCGCGTCGTCGAAAAAGTCTGTCTGGGAACCGATCTCGTGATCGACGGGGTGGTCGGCATCTCCGGTTCGGGTTCGCTGCGGCCGGCCGCGGCCGACGTGTTCTCGGCGGTCGACCGGGCGGGGATTCCGGTGGTCGCCGTCGACAGCCCCAGCGGCATCGACGTGGCGACCGGTGCGATCACCGGACCGGCGGTGCACGCCGCGCTGACGGTCACCTTCGGCGGGCTCAAGCCGGTGCACGCGCTGGCCGACTGCGGCCGCGTGGAACTGATCGACATCGGGCTCGACCTGCCGCCGACCGACGTCCTGGGTTTCGAGGCCGCCGACGTCGTGGCTCGCTGGCCGGTCCCGGGCCCCCGCGACGACAAGTACACCCAGGGCGTGACCGGCGTGATGGCCGGCTCGTCGACGTATCCGGGCGCGGCCGTGCTGTGCACCGGCGCCGCGGTCGCGGCCACCTCCGGGATGGTCCGCTACGCGGGCAGCGCTCACCGCGAGGTGCTCGCCGTGTGGCCCGAGGTGATCGCGTCGCCCACTCCGGCGTCGGCCGGCCGGGTGCAGGCCTGGATCGTGGGGCCCGGCCTGGGCACCGACGAGGCCGGCGCGGCGGCGTTGTGGTTCGCGCTGGAAACCGACCTGCCGGTGATCGTGGACGCCGACGGCCTGACCATCCTGGCCGCCCACCCCGAGCTGGTGGCGAACCGGACGGCACCGACGGTCCTCACCCCCCACGCGGGTGAATACGCCCGCCTGGCGGGTAACCCGCCGGGGGACGACCGCGTCGGGGCCTGCCGCAAGCTGGCCGACACGTTCGGCGCGACGGTGCTGCTCAAGGGCAACGTCACCGTGGTCGCCGACCCGGGTGGCCCGGTTTACCTCAACCCGGCCGGGCAGTCGTGGGCGGCGACCGCCGGTTCCGGCGACGTCCTGTCCGGAATGATCGGTGCGCTGCTGGCGGCGGGCCTGCCGGCCGCGGAGGCGGCCGCGGCGGCGGCCTTCGTTCACGCGCACGCGGCGGAGCGCTCGGCCGCCGACCCTGGCCCGCGCGAGGTGCCCACGTCGGCGTCGCGCATCGTGCCGCACATCCGGGCGGCCCTGGCCGCCCTTTAG
- a CDS encoding rhomboid-like protein, with product MANSSVRGRLRGIGLVVWHFVSNAPLTYGWLVVLAITTIVQNELPKRELHAMLLHHSTNIHALARDPLDVLFSSLLWIDGKELEPYLLLFTLFLAPAEHWLGQLRWLTVGLSAHILSTYISESLLYFAIEEHDAAERLVHARDIGVSYFLVGVMAVLTYHIARPWRWGYLAILFVIFGFPLLTMDRIELNFTAIGHFTSILIGLCFYPMTRTKKGGQLSPARVKAMMRRGGSSEGSA from the coding sequence GTGGCGAATTCGTCGGTGCGGGGGCGGCTGCGGGGCATCGGCCTCGTGGTCTGGCACTTCGTCAGCAACGCACCGCTGACCTACGGCTGGCTGGTGGTGCTGGCGATCACCACGATCGTCCAAAACGAACTCCCCAAGCGGGAGCTGCACGCGATGCTGCTGCACCACTCCACGAACATCCACGCGCTGGCGCGCGACCCGCTCGACGTGCTGTTCTCCAGCCTGCTGTGGATCGACGGCAAGGAGCTCGAGCCCTACCTGCTGCTGTTCACCCTGTTTCTGGCGCCGGCCGAGCACTGGCTCGGCCAATTGCGCTGGCTCACGGTGGGATTGTCCGCCCACATCCTGTCCACCTACATCAGCGAAAGCCTGCTGTACTTCGCGATCGAGGAGCACGACGCCGCCGAACGGCTGGTGCACGCCCGCGACATCGGCGTCAGCTACTTCCTGGTCGGCGTGATGGCCGTGCTGACCTACCACATCGCGCGTCCGTGGCGCTGGGGCTACCTCGCGATCCTGTTCGTCATCTTCGGCTTCCCGCTGCTGACCATGGACCGCATCGAGCTGAACTTCACCGCGATCGGGCACTTCACCTCGATCCTCATCGGGTTGTGCTTCTACCCGATGACCCGCACCAAGAAGGGTGGGCAGCTCAGCCCGGCCCGGGTCAAGGCGATGATGCGCCGGGGCGGCTCCTCGGAGGGTTCCGCCTGA
- a CDS encoding DUF4436 domain-containing protein — MRTAVTRFGIVSLVVVIVGAYAASLMFYARSSSATNVFDGPAGSDGTTATLSVEEMQPNYSAVVANLAVLPGPALLDPLTHRLKEDLTLRVRSAAAPTHREYTRGMLPGVFPVPLTLAGHLERWPFDHYRSGPIEVQLFHGGGTTPELVPVTFVDHLSGWQVGASKPSDNAPYRLNLRRAPSTAAFAIVVIGVLVTIAVLALFVAIQTVRDRRKFQPPMTTWYGAMLFAVVPLRNALPGSPPFGSWIDLTVVIWVLVALAVAMSLYISCWWRHLRPDADKPA, encoded by the coding sequence ATGCGAACGGCCGTCACGCGTTTCGGCATCGTCAGTCTGGTCGTCGTCATCGTCGGGGCTTACGCCGCGTCGCTGATGTTCTACGCCCGCAGCAGTTCGGCGACCAACGTCTTCGACGGTCCGGCCGGCAGCGACGGGACCACGGCGACGCTGAGCGTCGAAGAGATGCAGCCGAACTACAGCGCGGTCGTCGCCAACCTGGCCGTGCTGCCCGGCCCCGCGCTGCTGGATCCGCTGACCCACCGGCTCAAGGAAGACCTCACGCTTCGGGTCAGGTCCGCCGCCGCGCCCACCCACCGCGAGTACACCAGGGGCATGCTGCCCGGCGTCTTCCCCGTCCCGCTGACCCTCGCCGGCCACCTCGAGCGCTGGCCCTTCGACCACTACCGCTCCGGACCGATCGAGGTGCAGCTTTTCCACGGCGGCGGCACCACGCCCGAACTCGTGCCCGTGACCTTCGTCGACCACCTGTCCGGCTGGCAGGTCGGCGCCAGCAAGCCCAGCGACAACGCCCCCTACCGGCTCAACCTGCGCCGGGCGCCGAGCACGGCGGCGTTCGCGATCGTGGTCATCGGCGTCCTGGTCACCATCGCCGTCCTGGCCCTGTTCGTCGCGATCCAGACGGTGCGTGACCGGCGCAAATTCCAGCCGCCGATGACGACCTGGTACGGGGCGATGCTGTTCGCGGTCGTGCCGCTGCGCAACGCGCTGCCCGGCTCGCCGCCGTTCGGCAGCTGGATCGACCTCACCGTCGTCATCTGGGTGCTGGTCGCCCTGGCGGTCGCGATGTCGCTCTACATCAGCTGCTGGTGGCGGCACCTGCGGCCCGACGCCGACAAGCCGGCCTGA
- the glmS gene encoding glutamine--fructose-6-phosphate transaminase (isomerizing) has product MCGIVGYVGQRPACKVVMDALHRMEYRGYDSSGIALVDDTGRLTVSRRAGRLANLEEAVAEMPPESLAGATGLGHTRWATHGRPTDRNAHPHRDAAGKIAVVHNGIIENYAALRQELEASGVEFASDTDTEVAVHLVAWAYRHGETAGDFTASVLAVLRRLEGHFTLVFANADEPGTIVAARRSTPLVVGIGDGEMFVGSDVAAFIPHTREAVELGQDQAVVITADGYRITDFAGNDDAANARRFHIDWDLAAAEKGGYEYFMLKEIAEQPAAVADTLLGHFADGRIVLDEQRLSDQELREVDKVFVVACGTAYHSGLLAKYAIEHWTRLPVEVELASEFRYRDPVLDRSTLVVAISQSGETADTLEAVRHAKEQKAKVLAICNTNGSQIPRECDAVLYTRAGPEIGVASTKTFLAQITANYLVGLALAQARGTKYPDEVEREYSELEAMPDLVARVLATVEPVAALAYRFAQSSTVLFLGRHVGYPVALEGALKLKELAYMHAEGFAAGELKHGPIALIEDDLPVIVVMPSPKGQATLHAKLLSNIREIQARGAITIVIAEEGDDTVRPYADHLIEIPSVSTLLQPLLSTIPLQVFAASVAQARGYDVDKPRNLAKSVTVE; this is encoded by the coding sequence ATGTGCGGAATCGTCGGCTACGTCGGGCAGCGGCCTGCCTGCAAGGTCGTCATGGATGCGCTGCACCGGATGGAATACCGCGGCTACGACTCCTCGGGCATCGCGTTGGTGGACGACACGGGCAGGCTCACCGTGAGCCGCCGCGCCGGCCGGCTGGCGAACCTCGAGGAAGCGGTGGCGGAGATGCCGCCGGAGTCCCTGGCGGGCGCCACCGGCCTCGGCCATACCCGCTGGGCCACCCACGGACGTCCCACCGACCGCAACGCGCACCCGCACCGCGACGCCGCCGGCAAGATCGCGGTGGTCCACAACGGCATCATCGAGAACTACGCCGCGCTGCGCCAGGAGCTCGAGGCTTCCGGCGTCGAGTTCGCCAGTGACACCGACACCGAGGTGGCCGTGCACCTGGTGGCGTGGGCCTACCGGCACGGCGAGACCGCCGGCGACTTCACCGCGTCCGTGTTGGCTGTCCTGCGCCGGCTGGAGGGCCACTTCACGCTGGTGTTCGCCAACGCCGACGAGCCCGGCACCATCGTCGCCGCGCGCCGGTCCACGCCGCTGGTCGTCGGGATCGGCGACGGCGAGATGTTCGTCGGCTCCGACGTCGCGGCGTTCATCCCGCACACCCGCGAGGCCGTCGAACTCGGCCAGGACCAGGCCGTGGTGATCACCGCGGACGGTTACCGGATCACCGACTTCGCCGGCAACGACGACGCCGCGAACGCCCGCCGTTTTCACATCGACTGGGACCTGGCCGCCGCCGAGAAAGGCGGTTACGAGTACTTCATGCTCAAGGAGATCGCCGAGCAGCCCGCCGCCGTGGCCGACACGCTGCTCGGTCACTTCGCCGACGGCCGCATCGTCCTCGACGAGCAGCGGCTCTCCGACCAGGAGCTGCGCGAAGTCGACAAGGTCTTCGTCGTCGCCTGCGGCACCGCGTACCACTCCGGGCTGCTGGCCAAGTACGCGATCGAGCACTGGACGCGGCTGCCGGTGGAGGTCGAGCTCGCCAGCGAATTCCGTTACCGCGACCCGGTGCTCGACCGCAGCACCCTGGTGGTGGCCATCTCCCAGTCCGGGGAAACCGCCGACACCCTCGAAGCCGTCCGGCACGCAAAGGAACAAAAGGCCAAGGTGCTGGCCATCTGCAACACCAACGGCTCGCAGATTCCGCGCGAGTGTGATGCGGTGCTCTACACGCGCGCCGGCCCGGAGATCGGCGTGGCGTCGACGAAGACGTTTTTGGCGCAGATCACCGCCAACTATCTGGTCGGCCTGGCGCTGGCGCAGGCCCGCGGCACCAAGTACCCCGACGAGGTGGAGCGCGAGTATTCCGAGCTCGAGGCGATGCCGGACCTGGTGGCCCGGGTACTGGCGACGGTCGAGCCGGTGGCCGCCCTGGCATACCGGTTCGCCCAGTCGTCCACCGTGCTGTTTCTGGGCCGTCACGTCGGCTACCCGGTGGCGCTGGAAGGCGCGCTGAAACTCAAGGAGCTGGCCTACATGCACGCCGAGGGGTTCGCCGCCGGCGAGCTCAAGCACGGCCCGATCGCGCTCATCGAGGACGACCTGCCGGTGATCGTCGTCATGCCCTCGCCCAAGGGTCAGGCCACCCTGCACGCCAAGCTGCTGTCCAACATCCGCGAGATCCAGGCCCGCGGCGCGATCACCATCGTGATCGCCGAGGAGGGCGACGACACCGTGCGACCCTACGCCGACCACCTGATCGAAATCCCTTCGGTGTCAACGCTTCTGCAGCCGCTGCTGTCGACCATCCCGCTGCAGGTGTTCGCCGCGTCGGTGGCCCAGGCGCGCGGGTACGACGTCGACAAGCCGCGCAACCTCGCCAAGTCCGTCACGGTCGAGTAG
- a CDS encoding Rv1535 family protein — MTAVLYDDVPPVPAAPAAPHLTLAPAPAPKRHRSPIGGGDPLVDGAARLLSIPLRQVYAVLWRVGVIEVTA; from the coding sequence ATGACCGCTGTCCTCTACGACGACGTTCCCCCCGTCCCGGCTGCGCCGGCCGCGCCGCACCTGACGCTGGCGCCCGCACCGGCCCCGAAGCGGCACCGCTCACCGATCGGCGGCGGCGACCCACTGGTCGACGGCGCCGCCCGTTTGCTGAGCATCCCGCTGCGCCAGGTGTACGCCGTGCTGTGGCGCGTGGGCGTCATCGAGGTCACGGCCTGA
- a CDS encoding dienelactone hydrolase family protein: MARTRKLVAALSRRGPHRVLRGDLAFAGLPGVVYTPEAGLNLPGVAFGHDWLTGTARYSRLLEHLASWGIVAGAPDTQRGVAPSVLNLAFDLGTALDIVSGVRLGPGKISVHPARLGVAGHGFGASAAVFAAAGMPDKPAAVAAIFPKVTDPPAERPAATLKVPGLILSAPDDPKTLNADAPELSRVWKSATLRIVSKAHPAGLAEGRRLTGVLGLGGPHRRTQRSVRALLTGYLLYTLGGDKTYRDFADPDVRLPRTDQLDPEAESVPLEEKIVALLK, translated from the coding sequence GTGGCCCGCACCCGCAAGCTCGTCGCAGCCCTCAGCCGCCGAGGACCGCACCGGGTTTTGCGTGGTGACCTGGCCTTTGCCGGACTGCCCGGCGTGGTGTACACCCCGGAAGCCGGCCTGAATCTGCCCGGCGTGGCGTTCGGTCACGACTGGCTTACCGGCACCGCCCGCTACTCGCGGCTGCTCGAACACCTGGCGTCGTGGGGCATCGTCGCGGGTGCCCCCGACACCCAGCGTGGGGTGGCACCTTCGGTACTGAACCTGGCGTTCGACCTCGGCACCGCCCTCGACATCGTGTCGGGCGTGCGCCTCGGCCCGGGGAAGATCAGCGTTCATCCCGCCAGGCTCGGCGTGGCGGGCCACGGTTTCGGGGCGTCGGCCGCCGTGTTCGCCGCGGCCGGTATGCCCGACAAGCCGGCGGCGGTCGCGGCGATCTTCCCGAAGGTCACCGATCCGCCGGCCGAGCGGCCGGCCGCGACGCTGAAGGTTCCGGGCTTGATCCTGAGCGCACCGGACGATCCGAAAACCCTGAACGCCGACGCACCCGAGCTGTCCCGCGTCTGGAAGTCGGCCACGCTGCGCATCGTCAGCAAGGCCCACCCGGCGGGGCTGGCCGAGGGTCGCCGGCTGACCGGCGTCCTTGGCCTGGGCGGTCCACACCGGCGCACGCAGCGGTCGGTCCGAGCGCTGTTGACGGGCTATTTGCTGTACACCCTGGGCGGCGACAAGACGTACCGCGATTTCGCCGATCCCGACGTCCGGCTGCCCAGGACGGACCAGTTGGATCCGGAGGCCGAGTCGGTGCCCCTCGAGGAGAAGATCGTCGCCCTGCTGAAGTGA
- a CDS encoding LLM class F420-dependent oxidoreductase, which yields MSWVRIGIALDYSGGFHDAVERVVELEKAGIDAAVVAEAYAFDAVSQLGYLAAKTNTVELASGVFPLFIRTPSLLAMTAAGLDFVSDGRFRLGIGTSGPQVIEGFHGVEFDAPLGRTREVVEICRQVWRRERVQHAGKHYQIPLPADRGTGLGKPLQLINHPVRERIPITIAALGPKNVELTAEIAEGWQPVFFHPERAASVWGGALAAGSARRDPALGPLDVVVHASLAIGDDVGDRLARVKPQLALYIGGMGAKGRNFYHRLATRYGFGEVADRIQQLYLSGRKQEAIDLVPEELVRGISLVGPRGYVAERLAAFAAAGVTTLLLSPLAADRDEYVRFVKEALALRPA from the coding sequence ATGTCGTGGGTGCGAATCGGGATTGCTCTTGATTACTCGGGCGGGTTTCACGATGCCGTCGAGCGCGTCGTCGAACTCGAAAAGGCGGGCATCGACGCCGCCGTCGTCGCCGAGGCGTACGCCTTCGACGCAGTCAGCCAGCTCGGCTACCTGGCGGCGAAGACCAACACCGTCGAGTTGGCGTCCGGGGTGTTCCCCCTCTTCATCCGCACACCGTCGCTGCTGGCGATGACCGCGGCCGGGCTGGACTTCGTGTCCGACGGGCGATTCCGTCTCGGGATCGGCACCTCCGGCCCTCAGGTGATCGAGGGCTTCCACGGTGTCGAGTTCGACGCTCCGCTGGGCCGCACCCGCGAGGTCGTGGAGATCTGCCGCCAGGTGTGGCGCCGCGAACGGGTGCAGCATGCCGGTAAGCACTACCAGATCCCGCTGCCCGCGGACCGCGGGACGGGTCTGGGGAAACCGCTGCAGCTCATCAATCATCCTGTGCGCGAACGTATTCCGATCACTATTGCGGCGCTTGGCCCCAAGAACGTCGAGCTCACCGCCGAGATCGCCGAGGGCTGGCAGCCCGTGTTCTTTCACCCGGAACGCGCCGCATCGGTGTGGGGCGGGGCGCTCGCTGCCGGCTCCGCGCGGCGTGATCCGGCGCTGGGGCCGCTCGACGTCGTGGTGCACGCGTCGCTGGCCATCGGGGACGACGTCGGAGACCGGCTGGCCCGGGTGAAACCGCAACTGGCCCTCTACATCGGCGGGATGGGCGCCAAGGGCCGCAACTTCTACCACCGCCTGGCGACGCGCTACGGGTTCGGCGAGGTCGCCGACCGGATCCAGCAGCTGTACCTGTCCGGCCGCAAGCAGGAGGCCATCGATCTGGTGCCCGAAGAGTTGGTGCGGGGCATCTCGCTGGTCGGACCGCGCGGATACGTCGCCGAGCGCCTGGCCGCATTCGCCGCCGCCGGCGTGACGACGCTTTTGCTGAGCCCACTGGCCGCCGACCGCGACGAGTACGTGCGCTTCGTGAAGGAAGCCTTGGCGCTACGGCCCGCCTGA
- a CDS encoding type VII secretion target has translation MRFDTGVRQSTVARTEIDVVATRRIAGQFGAAAELIDAAATDHLAALTFGGDRAGRAYAARGDALRVQLHRLGAELSQWARTSVDIAAALRACADRYADAELSAAARIA, from the coding sequence ATGAGATTCGACACAGGGGTACGACAGAGCACCGTCGCGCGAACGGAGATCGACGTCGTGGCGACGCGCCGGATCGCCGGCCAGTTCGGCGCCGCCGCCGAGCTCATCGACGCCGCGGCCACCGATCACCTCGCCGCGCTCACGTTCGGGGGGGACCGTGCCGGCCGCGCGTATGCCGCACGCGGCGATGCGCTGCGGGTCCAGTTGCACCGGCTGGGGGCCGAGTTGTCGCAGTGGGCACGCACATCGGTCGATATCGCGGCGGCGCTGCGGGCCTGCGCCGACCGCTACGCCGACGCCGAACTCTCTGCCGCCGCGCGGATCGCCTGA
- the glmM gene encoding phosphoglucosamine mutase has translation MGRLFGTDGVRGIANRELTAELALALGAAAARRLAGTGRGSAAPARRVTVVGRDPRASGEMLEAAVIAGLASQGVDALRVGVLPTPAVAYLTGAYDADFGVMISASHNPMPDNGIKIFGPGGRKLDDETEDQIEELVAAGPGLRPVGAGIGRVLDAEDAAERYLRYLSKVNAVRLDGLTVVVDCAHGAASSVAPSAYRAAGAQVIAINAEPNGLNINDGCGSTHLDSLRSAVIAHHADLGLAHDGDADRCLAVDAHGQLVDGDAIMVVLALAMQEAGELASDTLVTTVMSNLGLHLAMRSAGITVRTTGVGDRYVLEELRAGDYSLGGEQSGHIVMPAVGSTGDGIVTGLRLMMRMAQTGSSLADLASTMRALPQVLINVQVADKATAAAAPSVRSAVGEAEAELGDTGRILLRPSGTEPMIRVMVEAPEEGVAQRVANRVAEAVSLAR, from the coding sequence ATGGGTCGACTATTCGGCACCGACGGCGTTCGGGGGATCGCCAACCGCGAGCTGACCGCCGAGCTGGCGCTGGCGCTGGGAGCAGCCGCAGCGCGGCGGCTGGCGGGCACCGGCCGCGGCTCGGCGGCGCCCGCGCGGCGCGTGACCGTCGTCGGCCGCGACCCGCGGGCCAGCGGCGAGATGTTGGAGGCCGCGGTCATCGCCGGGCTGGCCAGTCAGGGCGTGGACGCCCTGCGGGTCGGGGTACTGCCGACGCCCGCGGTCGCCTACCTGACCGGTGCTTACGACGCCGACTTCGGCGTGATGATCTCGGCGTCGCACAATCCGATGCCCGACAACGGCATCAAGATCTTCGGTCCCGGCGGCCGCAAGCTCGACGACGAGACCGAGGACCAGATCGAGGAGTTGGTCGCCGCCGGCCCGGGGCTGCGGCCCGTCGGCGCGGGCATCGGCCGCGTCCTCGACGCCGAGGACGCCGCCGAGCGTTACCTGCGTTATCTGAGCAAGGTCAACGCGGTGCGGCTAGACGGCCTGACCGTGGTGGTCGACTGCGCGCACGGCGCCGCGTCGTCGGTGGCGCCCAGCGCCTACCGCGCGGCCGGCGCGCAGGTCATCGCGATCAACGCCGAGCCCAACGGGCTCAACATCAACGACGGCTGTGGCTCGACGCACCTGGACTCGCTGCGGTCGGCCGTCATCGCCCACCACGCCGACCTCGGTCTGGCGCACGACGGCGACGCCGACCGGTGCCTGGCCGTCGATGCCCACGGGCAGCTCGTGGACGGCGACGCGATCATGGTGGTGCTGGCCCTGGCGATGCAGGAGGCCGGTGAACTGGCCTCCGACACACTGGTGACGACGGTCATGAGCAACCTCGGACTGCACCTGGCGATGCGCTCGGCCGGCATCACCGTGCGCACGACCGGCGTCGGTGACCGCTATGTCCTCGAGGAGCTGCGGGCCGGCGACTACAGCCTGGGCGGGGAGCAGTCCGGCCACATCGTGATGCCCGCCGTGGGTTCCACCGGCGACGGCATCGTCACCGGGCTGCGGCTGATGATGCGCATGGCGCAGACGGGCTCGTCGCTGGCCGACCTCGCCTCGACAATGCGGGCGCTGCCACAGGTGCTGATCAACGTTCAGGTCGCCGACAAGGCCACCGCCGCCGCCGCGCCGTCGGTACGGAGCGCGGTCGGCGAGGCCGAGGCCGAGCTCGGTGACACCGGCCGAATCCTGTTGCGCCCCTCGGGCACCGAACCGATGATCCGTGTCATGGTGGAGGCGCCCGAGGAAGGCGTCGCGCAGCGGGTCGCCAACCGGGTCGCCGAAGCGGTGAGCCTCGCGCGCTGA
- the rpsI gene encoding 30S ribosomal protein S9 — MTETTEATDVTEAADVTEAADVTEVTEATEAPEAPAAEAAASGESFVYERPIQTVGRRKEAVVRVRLVPGTGKFSLNGRSLEDYFPNKVHQQLIKAPLVTVDRAESFDIYALLSGGGPSGQAGALRLGIARALIVAAPEDRPALKKAGFLTRDPRATERKKYGLKKARKAPQYSKR, encoded by the coding sequence GTGACCGAGACAACCGAAGCCACCGACGTCACCGAGGCCGCCGACGTCACCGAGGCTGCCGACGTCACGGAGGTCACCGAAGCCACGGAGGCTCCCGAGGCGCCTGCCGCCGAGGCGGCCGCGTCCGGCGAATCGTTCGTCTACGAGCGGCCCATCCAGACCGTCGGTCGCCGCAAGGAGGCCGTCGTGCGGGTCCGCCTGGTGCCCGGCACCGGCAAGTTCAGCCTCAATGGGCGCAGCCTCGAGGACTACTTCCCCAACAAGGTGCACCAGCAGCTCATCAAGGCCCCGCTGGTCACGGTCGACCGGGCGGAGAGCTTCGACATCTACGCCCTGCTCTCCGGCGGCGGACCCTCGGGCCAGGCCGGCGCGCTGCGCCTGGGCATCGCGCGGGCGCTGATCGTGGCCGCGCCGGAGGACCGGCCCGCGCTGAAGAAGGCGGGCTTTTTGACCCGCGACCCGCGCGCCACCGAGCGCAAGAAGTACGGGCTGAAGAAGGCGCGCAAGGCGCCGCAGTACAGCAAGCGCTGA
- the rplM gene encoding 50S ribosomal protein L13 — MPTYAPKAGDTTRSWYVIDATDVVLGRLAVAAANLLRGKHKPTFAPNVDGGDFVIVINADKVAISGEKLRDKMAYRHSGYPGGLHRRTIGQLMEKHPDRVVEKAIVGMLPKNKLSRQIQRKLRVYAGPEHPHTAQQPVRYEIKQVAQ; from the coding sequence GTGCCCACCTATGCGCCCAAGGCGGGTGACACCACGCGCTCGTGGTACGTCATCGACGCCACGGACGTGGTGCTTGGCCGCCTTGCCGTCGCGGCAGCCAACCTGTTGCGCGGTAAGCACAAGCCGACGTTCGCCCCCAATGTCGATGGCGGAGACTTCGTCATCGTCATCAACGCCGACAAGGTCGCCATCAGCGGCGAGAAACTGCGGGACAAGATGGCCTACCGCCACTCCGGGTATCCCGGCGGCCTGCACAGGCGCACGATCGGCCAGCTGATGGAGAAGCACCCCGACCGTGTCGTGGAGAAGGCGATCGTCGGCATGCTGCCCAAGAACAAGCTCAGCCGTCAGATCCAGCGCAAGCTGCGCGTCTACGCCGGCCCCGAGCACCCCCACACGGCTCAGCAGCCGGTGCGGTACGAGATCAAGCAGGTGGCCCAGTGA
- a CDS encoding WXG100 family type VII secretion target, producing the protein MDPVLSYDFGEIEHSVRQEIHATAARFNAALDQLRSQIAPLQQLWTREAATAYQVEQSKWHQAATALNEMLVDLGNAVRDGAQDVADADRRAAGAWGR; encoded by the coding sequence GTGGATCCGGTGTTGTCCTATGACTTCGGCGAGATCGAACACTCGGTGCGCCAGGAGATCCACGCGACCGCTGCCCGGTTCAATGCCGCCCTCGACCAGCTGAGATCGCAGATCGCCCCGCTGCAGCAGCTCTGGACCCGCGAGGCGGCGACCGCTTATCAGGTCGAGCAGAGCAAGTGGCACCAGGCGGCAACCGCGCTGAACGAGATGCTCGTCGACCTGGGAAACGCGGTCCGCGACGGGGCGCAGGACGTGGCGGACGCCGACCGTCGCGCCGCGGGCGCGTGGGGACGCTAG
- a CDS encoding WXG100 family type VII secretion target: MAAPNTLSTDFDLMRSIAASTDAHNEEIRAMLQTFIGRMGCVPAPVWGGLAAARFKEVVDRWNAESLRLYRVLHAIAETIRHNAAALQDAAQNHAGSIAAAGGDL, encoded by the coding sequence ATGGCAGCGCCGAACACCCTGAGCACCGACTTCGACCTGATGCGGTCCATCGCGGCCAGCACCGATGCCCACAACGAAGAAATCCGGGCGATGCTGCAGACGTTCATCGGACGCATGGGTTGCGTGCCGGCACCGGTCTGGGGAGGGCTCGCCGCGGCGCGGTTCAAAGAGGTGGTGGACCGCTGGAACGCCGAGTCGCTGCGGCTGTACCGCGTCCTCCACGCCATCGCCGAGACCATCCGGCACAACGCCGCCGCGCTGCAGGACGCCGCCCAGAACCATGCCGGCAGCATCGCCGCCGCCGGCGGAGACCTGTGA